A single Falco naumanni isolate bFalNau1 chromosome 20, bFalNau1.pat, whole genome shotgun sequence DNA region contains:
- the LOC121099678 gene encoding transgelin-2-like isoform X1, which produces MANRGPSYGLSREVQQKIDRQYDPELEQILVRWIVAQCGGDVVQPAPGRDGFQQWLKDGTVLCRLINSLHPRGQGPVAKIQASAMAFKQMEQISQFLQAAERYGIAATDIFQTVDLWEGKNMACVQRTLMNLGSLAVAKGDGLFVGDPNWFPKKSQENRRVFSEDKLKEGQSVIGLQMGTNRGASQAGMTGYGMPRQIL; this is translated from the exons ATGGCAAACCGGGGACCATCATACGGCCTCAGCCGGGAGGTGCAGCAGAAGATCGACCGGCAGTACGACCCCGAGCTGGAGCAGATTCTGGTGCGGTGGATCGTGGCGCAGTGTGGCGGGGACGTCGTGCAGCCGGCGCCCGGCAGGGATGGCTTCCAGCAGTGGCTGAAGGACGGCACC GTGCTGTGTCGGCTCATCAACAGCCTGCACCCACGGGGCCAGGGGCCAGTGGCCAAGATCCAGGCATCCGCCATGGCCTTCAAGCAGATGGAGCAGATCTCGCAGTTTCTGCAGGCGGCTGAGCGCTACGGCATTGCTGCCACAGACATCTTCCAGACCGTGGACCTCTGGGAAG GGAAAAACATGGCGTGCGTGCAAAGGACCCTGATGAacctgggcagcctggctgtggcCAAGGGCGACGGGCTCTTCGTGGGAGACCCCAACTGGTTCCCCAA GAAGTCGCAGGAGAACCGCCGCGTCTTCTCTGAGGACAAGCTGAAGGAGGGGCAGAGCGTCATCGGGCTGCAGATGGGCACCAACCGGGGCGCCTCGCAGGCCGGCATGACGGGCTACGGCATGCCCCGCCAGATCCTCTAA
- the LOC121099678 gene encoding protein turtle homolog A-like isoform X2: MRWWLRAAVLSLLAGAGSEGSGQSESRAAVGRVGESTVLGCDLLDAHAARPPLYVIEWVRFGFVLPIFIKFGLYSPRVDPEYVGRVRIEEGASLRIDLLRAEDQGWYECRVLFLDRHSTDADFQNGTWIHLTVNAPPTFLETPPAFVEVRDRDTLSLTCRAVGNPQPVVIWKRSDLAVQSEDTVQVRNGTLSIAIVERASAGTYTCHASSKEGTITHTTRVLVQGPPVIVVPPQNITVNISQDAFLACQAEAYPGNLTYTWFQGSSNVFHLSHLQARVRILVDGSLLLQQTTPDDAGKYTCIPSNGLWKPPSASAFVTVLYPAQVTTMLPETYLPKGMQGVIRCPTRANPPLLSVSWTRDGHPLELDKLPGWSARSDGSIVIATGNDDVLGVYTCTPYNSYGTAGESQPMRVLLKVRLTPPTFTVRPKEEYFQEVGRELVIPCTAHGDPPPTITWLKMGSMGKSGAQVDGNNSLVFRPLVKEQHGVWECTATNQVASVSAATSVHVLGTSPHAVTNVSVLPLLLAANISWEPGFDGGYFQRFSVWYTPLVKHPPRAHHDWVSLSVPVGAQHLLVENLQPDMSYQFSVLAQNKLGSGPFSQIVTSVPRGFPVTTVPPDPPAMTMRIFLSPPQALTANETVRGVLLQWEPPAQFSVALSGYALELRQDKGGWEVLDRSIPSTKTQVLVPGLIKDAFYEFRLVAFAGSYISNPSNTVNISTAGMEVYPSRTQLPELLPQPVLAGVIGGICFLSVAVIFSTMAACIMNRRRAARIQKRRQDPPLVFSPSKKLPPPHNSPGSGSPDSTMKLKLHSSSYRSLHRMLLWGEKAGTSLGLSIAGSGSQYTVYESHVREHMPLERICRGPDGRFVVETNAQPQESGTGEPPYAEPEPYPQQDPAGPQPEPYLQLPTVEEKEPICCKGVSLRPRPTGQARQGAWAASYRQGRYFGYGSSSPVDEAAALCIINISPVASASTLPYSTMEELHDSSDSTGPCQTTASALWDSLPLEGSPRLPLNTPAPPSLGCSQPSAGSLAQSGILQYLSLPFFKEMCVDGDWTPPEEPAEPGHASSPREPASSLPPAPPGAGGSPQHMRQTLCPDCTDTCANATSPAATAFLQPPRLPVGPAKASLPGTAAWPGSPSPGASLRPPPQLAHHLPSGSGRTEAMPLASTAEPGWAPGRPPDTAALEKLVRGSLTSQSSGRGSASFLRPPSLAPSLGGNCLGTPMGDRGSWHSGGSAPEEGRARMDPALGGAGKRRNTSVDENYEWDAEFALESDILEALQLYRGGNPARPISTIALRDLEQQSDMANRGPSYGLSREVQQKIDRQYDPELEQILVRWIVAQCGGDVVQPAPGRDGFQQWLKDGTVLCRLINSLHPRGQGPVAKIQASAMAFKQMEQISQFLQAAERYGIAATDIFQTVDLWEGKNMACVQRTLMNLGSLAVAKGDGLFVGDPNWFPKKSQENRRVFSEDKLKEGQSVIGLQMGTNRGASQAGMTGYGMPRQIL; this comes from the exons GTCGTGTGCGGATCGAGGAAGGCGCCTCGCTGCGCATTGACCTCCTGCGTGCCGAGGACCAAGGCTGGTATGAGTGCCGTGTGCTCTTCCTCGACCGGCACAGCACTGACGCCGACTTCCAGAACGGCACCTGGATCCATCTCACCGTCAATG CACCTCCCACCTTCCTGGAGACCCCCCCGGCATTTGTGGAGGTGCGGGACCGGGACACACTGAGCCTTACCTGCAGAGCTGTCGGCAACCCCCAGCCTGTTGTCATCTGGAAGAGGAGCGACCTGGCTGTCCAGAGCGAGGACACAGTGCAG GTAAGGAATGGGACGCTGAGCATCGCCATTGTGGAGCGCGCCAGCGCAGGCACCTACACCTGCCATGCTTCCAGCAAGGAGGGTACCATCACCCACACCACCCGCGTTCTTGTGCAGG GTCCACCCGTCATTGTGGTGCCACCCCAGAACATCACCGTCAACATCTCCCAAGATGCCTTTCTGGCGTGCCAGGCTGAGGCATACCCAGGAAACCTCACCTACACCTGGTTCCAGGGCAGCAGCAACGTCTTCCACCTCAG TCATCTCCAGGCTCGGGTCCGCATCCTGGTGGACGGGAGTCTCTTGCTCCAGCAAACGACCCCAGACGATGCTGGCAAATACACCTGCATCCCCAGCAATGGGCTGTGGAAGCCGCCTTCTGCCTCAGCCTTTGTCACAGTGCTGT ATCCAGCACAGGTGACCACCATGCTCCCAGAGACCTACTTGCCCAAGGGGATGCAGGGTGTGATCCGCTGCCCCACCAGGGCCAACCCCCCGCTGCTCTCTGTCAGCTGGACAAGGGACGGGCACCCACTGGAGCTGGACAAG ctccctggctgGTCTGCAAGATCAGACGGCTCCATTGTCATTGCAACGGGGAACGACGATGTGCTGGGAGTGTACACATGTACCCCATACAACAGCTACGGCACAGCCGGCGAGTCCCAGCCGATGCGTGTCTTGCTCAAGGTGCGGCT gaCCCCCCCCACCTTCACGGTGCGCCCCAAGGAGGAATACTTCCAGGAGGTGGGCCGGGAGCTGGTGATCCCCTGTACAGCCCATGGGGATCCCCCACCCACCATCACCTGGCTGAAG ATGGGCAGCATGGGGAAGAGTGGTGCCCAGGTGGATGGGAACAACAGCCTCGTCTTCCGCCCACTTGTCAAGGAGCAGCACGGGGTCTGGGAGTGCACGGCCACCAACCAGGTGGCCAGCGTCAGCGCTGCCACCTCTGTCCATGTACTGG GTACCAGTCCTCATGCTGTCACCAATGTCTCTGTGCTCCCGCTTCTGCTGGCAGCCAACATCTCCTGGGAGCCAGGGTTTGATGGAGGCTATTTCCAGAGGTTCAGCGTCTGGTACACACCACT GGTGAAGCATCCGCCCCGGGCTCATCATGACTGGGTGTCGCTCTCAGTGCCAGTGGGGGCTCAGCACCTGTTGGTGGAGAATCTGCAGCCAGACATGAGCTACCAGTTCAGCGTCCTGGCTCAGAACAAGCTGGGCAGCGGTCCCTTCAGCCAGATTGTCACCTCCGTGCCCAGAG GCTTCCCAGTGACCACAGTGCCTCCAGACCCACCAGCCATGACCATGCGCATCTTCCTGTCCCCGCCGCAGGCTCTGACTGCCAACGAGACTGTGCGTGGGGtcctgctgcagtgggagcCCCCGGCTCAGTTCTCAGTGGCGCTAAGCGGCTATGCACTGGAGCTGCGGCAGGACAAGGGTGGCTGGGAGGTGCTGGACCGCTCCATCCCCAGCACGAAGACCCAGGTCCTGGTGCCAGGACTTATCAAG GACGCCTTTTATGAGTTCCGACTGGTGGCCTTTGCTGGCAGCTACATCAGCAATCCCAGCAACACGGTGAACATCTCCACAGCAG GCATGGAGGTGTATCCGTCTCGCACCCAGCTGCCAGAGCTCCTACCACAgccagtgctggctggggtcaTCGGGGGGATCTGCTTCCTTAGCGTGGCTGTCATCTTCAGCACCATGGCTGCCTGCATCATGAACCGCCGGCGTGCTGCCCGCATCCAGAAGCGAAGGCAAG ATCCACCACTCGTCTTCTCCCCCAGCAAGAAGCTTCCACCTCCACA TAATTCTCCTGGCTCTGGTAGCCCAGACAGCACCATGAAGCTGAAGCTGCACTCATCATCCTACCGGAGCCTGCACCGGATGCTGCTGTGGGGTGAGAAGGCTGGCACCAGCCTGGGTCTCAGCATCGCTGGGTCTGGCTCCCAGTACACTGTGTATGAGAGCCATGTCAGGGAGCACATGCCCCTGGAGCGGATTTGCCGTGGCCCCGATGGGCGCTTCGTGGTGGAGACCAACGCGCAGCCACAGGAGAGTGGCACTGGGGAGCCGCCCTATGCCGAGCCAGAGCCATACCCCCAGCAGGACCCCGCAGGGCCACAGCCCGAGCCCTACCTCCAGCTGCCCACAGTGGAGGAGAAGGAGCCCATCTGCTGTAAGGGGGTCTCACTGCGCCCCCGGCCCACGGGGCAGGCCCGCCAAGGAGCCTGGGCTGCCAGCTACCGCCAAGGCCGCTACTTTGGctatggcagcagcagcccagtggatgaggctgcagcactgtgcatCATCAACATCAGCCCTGTGGCCTCTGCCTCAACTCTGCCTTACAGCACCATGGAGGAGCTGCATGACAGCTCCGACAGCACCGGGCCCTGCCAGACCACTGCCAGCGCCCTGTGGGACTCTCTGCCCCTCGAGGGTTCACCCCGACTGCCCCTCaacaccccagccccccccagcctcgGGTGCAGCCAGCCGTCAGCCGGCTCCCTGGCCCAGAGCGGGATCCTCCAGTACCTAAGCCTGCCCTTCTTCAAGGAAATGTGCGTCGATGGCGACTGGACGCCCCCAGAGgagccagcagagcctggccacgCCAGCAGCCCCCGGgagcctgccagcagcctgccacCTGCCccgccaggggctgggggctccccgCAGCACATGAGACAGACACTGTGCCCAGACTGCACTGACACGTGTGCCAACGCCACCTCCCCCGCAGCcactgctttcctccagccccCTAGGCTGCCCGTGGGTCCTGCCAAGGCCTCGCTGCCCGGCACTGCTGCTTGGCctggctcccccagccctggggccagCCTGCGACCCCCGCCCCAGCTGGCTCACCACCTCCCCTCTGGCAGTGGCAGGACTGAGGCCATGCCCTTggccagcactgcagagcccGGCTGGGCACCAGGCAGGCCACCAGATACTGCTGCCCTGGAGAAGTTGGTGCGGGGCAGTTTGACCAGCCAGAGCAGTGGCCGGGGCAGTGCCTCCTTCCTGAGGCCCCCCTCGCTGGCACCATCCCTGGGGGGCAACTGCCTGGGCACCCCCATGGGGGACAGGGGCAGTTGGCACAGTGGAGGCTCAGCACCAGAGGAGGGCAGGGCAAGGATGGATCCAGCCCTTGGCGGCGCTGGAAAGAG GAGGAACACCTCGGTGGATGAGAACTACGAGTGGGATGCAGAGTTTGCCCTGGAGTCGGACATTCTGGAGGCACTGCAGCTCTACCGCGGTGGGAACCCAGCACGGCCCATCTCCACCATCGCTCTGCGTGACTTGGAGCAGCAGAGTGA CATGGCAAACCGGGGACCATCATACGGCCTCAGCCGGGAGGTGCAGCAGAAGATCGACCGGCAGTACGACCCCGAGCTGGAGCAGATTCTGGTGCGGTGGATCGTGGCGCAGTGTGGCGGGGACGTCGTGCAGCCGGCGCCCGGCAGGGATGGCTTCCAGCAGTGGCTGAAGGACGGCACC GTGCTGTGTCGGCTCATCAACAGCCTGCACCCACGGGGCCAGGGGCCAGTGGCCAAGATCCAGGCATCCGCCATGGCCTTCAAGCAGATGGAGCAGATCTCGCAGTTTCTGCAGGCGGCTGAGCGCTACGGCATTGCTGCCACAGACATCTTCCAGACCGTGGACCTCTGGGAAG GGAAAAACATGGCGTGCGTGCAAAGGACCCTGATGAacctgggcagcctggctgtggcCAAGGGCGACGGGCTCTTCGTGGGAGACCCCAACTGGTTCCCCAA GAAGTCGCAGGAGAACCGCCGCGTCTTCTCTGAGGACAAGCTGAAGGAGGGGCAGAGCGTCATCGGGCTGCAGATGGGCACCAACCGGGGCGCCTCGCAGGCCGGCATGACGGGCTACGGCATGCCCCGCCAGATCCTCTAA
- the CFAP45 gene encoding cilia- and flagella-associated protein 45, with translation MVSTASPGAPGPAPLPRRAPSQPRRRDGTARSTAAGGMLLRERQSLQQPCSSSPVVILQDVQTAPKVSPAGGHKPETTRLITKDLIRDLIIPAEKPAASLIIGQEDFQRIKAAARVLTTEQREAKLAALKAEKEAVLEAVSARKSAAKQKAILQQQTEKLSELEEAARERAQYLLQRASRMRMEQEDEIKEFNELILGAKCHMIRDTQILEKQLITKELEEEEKRLAKMMEVERKKADEMQEELERKRKQELIRGRQELVKQMEQNAEERALRAKQRDQEAQQLLEYLEKLKMEDLQDLERKQEQQKKIQAEIKRINDENQRRKEEQRELERMADKRVLEYQRQKMEREAEVEAEQERIRWEKEKEMAQLRAMQERARDRQAEQDALRAKRSQEAAEREWRRKEKEVAQRRAEMNQMLKQSRLEQIAQREHTMAMHVQQDRHEFEKTLRAQKEQVEKEKAEEARRAGLQLAYASDIQRQMRERQQQLAQERVAAFEECQRLEEEAHQRSQRITQLKQQKMRELRASGIPEKYCAQVERRALSRASAAPGQAQSHKEQSSCSPAT, from the exons ATGGTGAGCACGGCCAGCCCCGGTGCACCGGGCCcggcccccctgccccgccgggcccccAGCCAGCCGCGCCGCCGGGACGGGACGGCCCGGAGCACCGCGGCGGGTGGGATGCTGCTCAGGGAGCGCCAG AGCCTGCAGCAGCcgtgctccagcagccctgttGTGATCCTTCAGGATGTGCAGACTGCCCCAAAAGTGTCACCCGCTGGTGGGCACAAGCCTGAGACCACCCGTCTCATCACCAAGGACTTAATCCGTGACCTCAT catccctgcagagaagccagcagcatcccttaTTATTGGTCAGGAGGATTTCCAGCGCATTAAAGCAGCAGCTCGAGTCCTGACCACGGAGCAGCGTGAGGCCAAGCTGGCAGCCCTCAAAGCGGAGAAGGAAGCCGTTCTC GAGGCGGTGAGCGCACGCAAAAGTGCGGCGAAGCAGAAGgccatcctgcagcagcagacagagaaGCTGAGTGAGCTGGAGGAAGCAGCACGGGAGCGGGCCCAGTACCTGCTGCAGCGGGCAAGCAGGATGCGCATGGAGCAGGAAGACGAGATCAAGGAGTTCAATGAG ctgATCCTTGGTGCCAAGTGCCACATGATCCGTGACACGCAGATCCTCGAGAAGCAGCTCATCACAaaagagctggaggaagaagagaagcgCCTGGCCAAGATGATGGaggtggagaggaaaaaggctGATGAGATGCAGGAGGAACTGGAGCGCAAGAGGAAGCAGGAGCTGATCAG agggaggcaggagcttGTGAAACAGATGGAGCAGAATGCAGAGGAGCGGGCTCTGAGAGCCAAGCAACGGGACCaggaggcacagcagctgctggagtaCCTGGAGAAGCTGAAGATGGAGGACCTGCAG GACTTGGAGCGAAAACAGGAGCAACAGAAGAAGATCCAGGCTGAGATTAAACGCATCAACGATGAGAACCAGAGACGCAAGGAGGAGCAGCGGGAGCTGGAGAGGATGGCAGACAAGCGGGTGCTTGAGTACCAGAGGCAGAAAATG GAGCGTGAGGCTGAGGTTGAAGCTGAGCAGGAGAGGATCCGttgggagaaggagaaggagatggCACAATTGAGAGCCATGCAAGAGAGGGCCCGGGACCGTCAGGCAGAGCAG GATGCACTGAGGGCCAAGCGCAGCCAAGAGGCTGCTGAGCGAGAGTGGCGGCGCAAGGAGAAGGAGGTGGCACAGAGAAGGGCTGAGATGAACCAGATGCTGAAGCAGAGCCGCCTGGAGCAGATTGCCCAGCGGGAGCACACCATGGCCATGCACGTGCAGCAGGACCGCCACGAGTTTGAGAAGACCCTCAG GGCCCAGAAGGAGCaggtggagaaggagaaggcagaggaagcACGGAGGGCAGGTCTGCAGCTTGCCTATGCTAGTGATATCCAGCGCCAGATGCGGGagcgccagcagcagctggcacaggagcGGGTGGCTGCCTTTGAGGAGTGCCAGCGGCTTGAGGAGGAGGCCCACCAGCGCAGCCAGCGTATCACCCAGCTCAAGCAGCAGAAGATGCGGGAGCTCAG agCCTCTGGCATCCCTGAGAAGTACTGCGCCCAGGTGGAGCGAAGGGCCCTGAGCCGAGCAAGCgcagcccctggccaggctCAGTCCCACAAGGAGCAGAGCTCATGTTCCCCAGCAACTTAG